GTCGCGGTTCGACGACGTGCGGACAGCGGTCGAAGCGCTGTTCGATGACTGCTCAGTCCCCGACACTCTCCCGAGCGTCGCTCGACCGCGAGCGTTCGGAGGATTCGCGTTCCACAACGGAACGCACGAGGAAGAGGACTCCCCTTGGGACGGGTTTCCCAGTGCAGCGTTTTTCGTCCCCGAGATACAGGTAACCAAGCGGGACGACGACGCTTGGCTCACAACGGTCGCGACAGGTCCCGAAGCCGCGACCGAAGCGGAGACGCTACTGGAGGAGTGGCGCGACCGGCTGGTCGCACACTCCGGGTGCGAACCGGGCACCCCGCCGGGAATTTCACACCGGGAGCGCACGCCAACACAGGACGGCTGGCGCGAGCAGGTGGCGGCCGCTGTCGCAAGCGTCGACCGCGGTGAGCTTCAGAAGGTCGTTCTCGCTCAGAGTCTTAACGCCACGCTGAACGCGGAGCTATCGGTCCCCGACGTGATGGCCCGATTGTCCACGACGTACCCGGACTGCTATCGGTTTATGTTGTCGCCAGCCTCCGGCGAGGGGACGTTCTTCGGAGCCACGCCGGAGCGACTGGTCTCGGTCCGCGGCCGGACGGTCCGCACGGAGGCGCTGGCCGGCTCGACGGGGCGGGGCGATACGCCCGCCGAGGACGAGTGGCTCGCAGCGGAACTCCTCGACAGCGAGAAGGACCGCCACGAGCAGAAGCTCGTCGCTGACGCGATACGGGACCAGCTGGAGCCCTTCGCCTCGACGGTCCGCATCGGCGACCGGACGATCCGCCGGCTCGCCACAGTCCAGCACCTCCGCACGTCGATAACGGCCGAGCTCGACGACGACGAGCACGTCCTTTCGCTGGTCGAGGCGCTGCACCCGACGCCGGCCGTCGGCGGGCTGCCGCCGGACGCGGCGCTGCGGACCATCCGCGAGACAGAGGCGTTCGACCGCGGCTGGTACGCCGCCCCGATTGGCTGGGTCGACGCCGCCGGCAACGGGACCTTCGCCGTCGGCATCCGCTCGGCCGTCGCCACGGAGCGTGAGGCGACGCTGTTTGCGGGCGCAGGCATCGTTGCGGACAGCGATCCCGACCGC
The Haloarcula sp. CBA1129 genome window above contains:
- a CDS encoding isochorismate synthase MenF, with translation MEPLRGDETTVGETTVVARGCRLDDAPVRAVLETDARPRFFWAAGTESIAARGSAAAVTADGQSRFDDVRTAVEALFDDCSVPDTLPSVARPRAFGGFAFHNGTHEEEDSPWDGFPSAAFFVPEIQVTKRDDDAWLTTVATGPEAATEAETLLEEWRDRLVAHSGCEPGTPPGISHRERTPTQDGWREQVAAAVASVDRGELQKVVLAQSLNATLNAELSVPDVMARLSTTYPDCYRFMLSPASGEGTFFGATPERLVSVRGRTVRTEALAGSTGRGDTPAEDEWLAAELLDSEKDRHEQKLVADAIRDQLEPFASTVRIGDRTIRRLATVQHLRTSITAELDDDEHVLSLVEALHPTPAVGGLPPDAALRTIRETEAFDRGWYAAPIGWVDAAGNGTFAVGIRSAVATEREATLFAGAGIVADSDPDREWDEVQLKYRPILDELE